A window of Cheilinus undulatus linkage group 1, ASM1832078v1, whole genome shotgun sequence contains these coding sequences:
- the fhod1 gene encoding FH1/FH2 domain-containing protein 1 isoform X1 — protein MASIVCRVQYLEDTDPFICTNFPEPRRPPTVNVEENLPLSEQIAGIHKLLEAPLKLEECTLQLAPNGNYLDLDLSMAEQRDELESFYEDLAKGKKPILILRTQLSVRVHSILEKLYNSQGPELRRSLFSLKQLFQDDKDLVPEFVASEGLTCFIKVGAEADTNYQNYILRALSQIMLFVDGMHGVINHNETVQWLYTLSGSLSRLVVKTTLKLLIVFVEYSESNSPLLINAVNTVDEKRGVKPWSYLMEVLEERNGSDTELLMFAMTLINKTLAVLPDQDSFYDVTDSLEQLGMETIIFKHMNNRGTEPDLRAQFTIYETALRYEDGDMDDSSPHLRKERRKMGTGEQEGRKNRRSSSQNMPDLLPSPSVSSPVPTAILPPTTENTFLSPSVSPAISPAISPAISPAVSPVISPAISPAISPAISPAVSPAISSPSPTAGSDSRASSPLISEPGSPASSPSGSQRGSPLPPHSASNGTIATEQDVKSPTSPGRSFLSHHMSALGLGRKSRLFSKASSISEEQSATGSSSPSDLSHQERTSQSNQEQPVKTETTKTSLNSGEDDLFSCSDDRNVNPNKPVLRKFEDTFLHRLAAAQWEKKRRSKHLSQSRLSSSDDVITPSLKPTEGLGGEESSRQVSTSSSLDSNGHSDSQNDPASSVQRPSSTLSSDKKFLLDMLYSRNSASAPLSQTAAAAPDTTEEESSFQPGGDVGSRGRLLVVRLSSFNAQPVEPTGPSESSASRRAELEGLEGSAQAALARLAEERQNRNLRQQSSIDMESHARRLESTQMSPLGPGGPPDAWEQLQPSAAALRIKDLDFSDLLDEEDIDVLDMDTFDSTSAPSCYSGLPPPAPPPPGMAGVPPPPPPPPPPPGPAGPPPPPPAPPLPGGLVPPPPPPPPPGAPPPPSSPSSAASTQKKKKTVKLFWKELKQADGPQKCRFGRGTVWASLDKVAVDTSKLEHLFESKAKELPVAKKGPETKKSEILVLDPKRSNAINIGMTVLPAIHVIKTAILNFDEFAISKEGIEKILTMTPTDEEKQKIQEAQLANPDVPLGTAEQFLFSLASISALTPRLQLWAFKLNYEALEKEIAEPLFDLKLGMEQLASNQTFKRILATLLAIGNFLNSSNAKGFELGYLEKVVEVKDTVHRQTLLHHTCCQVVDNYPESSDIYSEIPAITRSAKVDFELLSENLVQLERRCKASWDNLKVVAKHETKALLKNKLTEFLKDCTQRIIILKVVHRRVINRFHSFLLFLGQPSSSVRDIKVTSFCRIISEFSLEYRTTRERVLTMKRKRAAHRERTKTRGKMITETEKFSGAVPQEDSPSPVSMAAEAEPGQEEEHENMKNLLISSSLSADQRGLRRSRAVRSLGRVSPSQMSVAKEDGTSSQDDATDEIMDRLVKSVTQNPSDRPSSPKTRKRSRVNRKSLRRTLKSGLSLDVVQALGLNNKTADKV, from the exons AGAAGCTGTATAACTCTCAGGGTCCAGAGCTCCGAcgctctctcttctctcttaaACAGCTCTTCCAG GATGATAAAGACCTGGTTCCAGAGTTTGTGGCGTCTGAAGGTTTGACGTGTTTTATCAAAGTTGGAGCAGAGGCCGACACTAACTACCAGAACTACATCCTGAGAG ctcTCAGTCAGATCATGCTGTTTGTGGACGGTATGCATGGAGTGATAAACCACAATGAGACAGTGCAGTGGCTGTACACACTGTCGGGGAGTCTG TCTCGTCTGGTGGTGAAGACAACTCTGAAGCTGCTCATCGTCTTTGTGGAATATTCAGAGTCCAACAGTCCTCTGCTCATTAACGCTGTCAACACAGTGGACGAAAAGAGAG gTGTGAAGCCATGGAGTTACCTGATGGAAGTCTTAGAGGAGAGAAATGGCTCAGACACAGAGCTGCTCATGTTTGCAATGACGCTCATCAACAAG ACTTTAGCCGTGCTCCCGGACCAGGACTCGTTCTACGATGTGACAGACAGTCTGGAGCAGCTGGGGATGGAGACGATCATCTTCAAACACATGAACAACAGAGGAACAGAGCCCGACCTGAGGGCTCAGTTCACCATCTATGAG ACAGCTCTGAGGTACGAGGACGGTGACATGGACGACTCCTCTCCTCACCTCCGTAAAGAGAGAAGGAAGATGGGCACTGGCGAGCAGGAGGGGCGAAAGAATCGCCGCTCCTCCAGCCAAAACATGCCTGACCTCCTCCCCTCTCCATCAGTTTCCTCCCCTGTCCCAACAGCAATCCTCCCTCCCACCACAGAGAATACCTTCCTCTCCCCCTCTGTTTCCCCTGCCATTTCCCCTGCCATTTCCCCTGCCATCTCTCCTGCCGTCTCTCCTGTCATATCTCCTGCCATATCTCCTGCCATCTCTCCAGCTATCTCTCCCGCTGTTTCTCCTGCCATCTCTTCCCCCAGTCCCACGGCAGGGTCGGACAGTAGGGCCTCATCCCCACTGATATCCGAACCCGGCAGCCCTGCTTCCAGCCCGTCCGGATCACAGAGAGGTTCTCCTCTGCCTCCCCACTCAGCCTCCAATGGTACCATAGCAACAGAGCAAGATGTAAAGTCACCGACGAGCCC GGGTCGCTCTTTCCTCAGTCACCACATGTCCGCTCTGGGTCTCGGCAGGAAGTCCAGACTCTTCTCCAAAGCCAGCTCCATCTCTGAAGAGCAGTCAGCCACCGGCAG CTCGTCGCCCTCAGACCTCTCCCACCAAGAGAGGACATCTCAGTCGAACCAGGAGCAGCCGGTGAAGACGGAGACGACTAAAACCAGTTTAAA CTCTGGGGAGGATGACCTGTTCAGCTG ctctgatgaCCGTAATGTTAACCCAAACAAGCCTGTTCTGAGGAAGTTTGA AGACACCTTCCTGCACCGCCTAGCAGCTGCACAGTgggagaagaagagaagaagtaAACACCTGAGCCAGTCCAGACTGTCCTCATCTGATGATGTCATAACCCCGAGCCTGAAGCCTACAGAGGGGCTTGGTGGTGAGGAGTCGTCCCGGCAGG TGTCGACCTCCAGCAGTTTGGATTCAAACGGACACTCAGACTCCCAGAATGACCCAG CCTCCTCAGTGCAGCGGCCGAGCAGTACTTTGTCCAGTGACAAGAAGTTTCTGCTGGACATGCTGTACTCCAGAAACTCTGCCTCAGCTCCCCTGAGccagactgctgctgctgctcctgacACCACCGAGGAAGAAAGCAGCTTCCAGCCTG GTGGAGATGTAGGTAGTCGGGGTCGTCTGTTGGTCGTGCGTCTGTCCAGCTTTAATGCTCAACCAGTGGAGCCCACAGGTCCCAGCGAGAGCAGCGCCTCCCGCAGGGCAGAGCTGGAGGGGCTGGAAGGTTCTGCACAAGCAGCTCTGGCCCGGCtggctgaagagagacag aacCGAAACCTCCGGCAGCAGAGCAGCATTGACATGGAGAGCCATGCTCGCCGTCTGGAGTCCACCCAGATGAGTCCTCTGGGCCCTGGAGGCCCTCCTGATGCCTGGGAGCAGCTGCAGCCAAGCGCCGCCGCCCTGCGCATCAAAGACCTGGACTTCTCGGACCTGCTGGATGAGGAGGACATTGACGTGTTGGACATGGACACCTTTGACTCCACCTCTGCCCCTTCCTGTTATTCTGGCctccctcctcctgctcctcctccaccaGGCATGGCCGGAgttccaccaccaccacctccccctccccctcctccaggCCCGGCCGgacctccccctcctcctcctgctcctccacTTCCAGGAGGTCTagttcctcctccacctcctccccctccacctggtgctccccctcctccttcctccccctcctcgGCAGCTTCCacccagaagaagaagaagacggtGAAGTTGTTCTGGAAGGAGCTGAAGCAGGCTGATGGGCCTCAGAAGTGTCGCTTTGGTCGGGGGACCGTGTGGGCGTCTCTTGACAAGGTGGCAGTGGACACCTCCAAACTCGAACACCTGTTTGAGTCTAAAGCCAAGGAGCTGCCTGTTGCCAAG AAAGGACCTGAGACAAAGAAGTCTGAGATTCTTGTTTTGGACCCAAAGAGGAGTAATGCTATCAACATCGGGATGACTGTCCTGCCTGCTATCCACGTCATCAAAACCGCCATCCTCAACTTTGACGAGTTCGCCATCAGTAAGGAGGGCATCGAG AAGATCCTGACCATGACCCCCACAGATGAGGAGAAGCAGAAGATCCAGGAGGCTCAGCTGGCCAATCCTGATGTTCCTCTTGGCACGGCAGAGCAGTTTCTGTTCAGCTTGGCCTCCATTAGCGCCTTGACTCCCCGCCTGCAGCTCTGGGCCTTTAAACTGAACTATGAGGCACTGGAGAAG GAGATCGCAGAGCCACTGTTTGACTTGAAGCTAGGCATGGAGCAGCTCGCCTCCAATCAGACCTTCAAGAGGATCCTTGCCACACTCCTGGCCATCGGGAACTTCCTCAACAGCTCCAAC GCTAAAGGCTTTGAGCTGGGTTACCTGGAGAAGGTGGTGGAGGTGAAGGACACCGTGCACCGTCAGACCCTGCTGCATCACACCTGCTGCCAGGTGGTGGACAATTACCCAGAATCCTCTGATATCTACTCAGAGATCCCTGCCATCACCCGCTCCGCCAAA GTGGACTTTGAGCTGCTGTCTGAGAACCTGGTCCAGCTGGAGAGACGCTGCAAAGCATCATGGGACAACCTGAAGGTGGTGGCCAAACATGAAACCAAAGCCTTGCTGAAGAACAAGTTGACAGAGTTCCTGAAGGACTGCACACAGAGGATCATCATCCTCAAGGTGGTCCACCGGAGGGTCATCAACAG GTTTCACTCCTTCTTGTTATTCCTGGGTCAGCCGTCCTCATCAGTCCGAGACATTAAAGTCACCAGTTTCTGTCGGATCATCAGCGAGTTCTCTCTGGAGTATCGAACCACCAGAGAACGCGTCCTCACCATGAAACGGAAACGAGCCGCTCACAGGGAGAGAACAAAGACCCGGGGAAAGATGATCACTGAG ACGGAGAAATTTTCGGGGGCGGTGCCTCAAGAAGATAGCCCCTCCCCTGTCTCCATGGCAGCAGAGGCAGAGCCAGGTCAGGAGGAGGAGCATGAGAACATGAAGAACCTTCTGATCAGCAGCAGCCTGAGTGCAGATCAGCGAGGACTCAGACGATCCAGAGCCGTCCGCA GTCTGGGTAGAGTGAGTCCATCCCAGATGTCTGTAGCCAAAGAGGATGGGACCAGCTCCCAGGATGATGCCACAGATGAGATCATGGACAGACTTGTTAAATCTGTTACCCAGAATCCCTCAGACAGACCGTCCAGTCCCAAAACTCGCAAACGGTCCCGAGTGAACAGGAAGTCAT TGAGGAGGACTCTGAAGAGCGGCCTCAGTCTGGATGTCGTTCAGGCTCTCGGACTCAACAACAAGACCGCAGACAAGGTCTGA
- the fhod1 gene encoding FH1/FH2 domain-containing protein 1 isoform X6, with the protein MQMAQCREKLYNSQGPELRRSLFSLKQLFQDDKDLVPEFVASEGLTCFIKVGAEADTNYQNYILRALSQIMLFVDGMHGVINHNETVQWLYTLSGSLSRLVVKTTLKLLIVFVEYSESNSPLLINAVNTVDEKRGVKPWSYLMEVLEERNGSDTELLMFAMTLINKTLAVLPDQDSFYDVTDSLEQLGMETIIFKHMNNRGTEPDLRAQFTIYETALRYEDGDMDDSSPHLRKERRKMGTGEQEGRKNRRSSSQNMPDLLPSPSVSSPVPTAILPPTTENTFLSPSVSPAISPAISPAISPAVSPVISPAISPAISPAISPAVSPAISSPSPTAGSDSRASSPLISEPGSPASSPSGSQRGSPLPPHSASNGTIATEQDVKSPTSPGRSFLSHHMSALGLGRKSRLFSKASSISEEQSATGSSSPSDLSHQERTSQSNQEQPVKTETTKTSLNSGEDDLFSCSDDRNVNPNKPVLRKFEDTFLHRLAAAQWEKKRRSKHLSQSRLSSSDDVITPSLKPTEGLGGEESSRQVSTSSSLDSNGHSDSQNDPASSVQRPSSTLSSDKKFLLDMLYSRNSASAPLSQTAAAAPDTTEEESSFQPGGDVGSRGRLLVVRLSSFNAQPVEPTGPSESSASRRAELEGLEGSAQAALARLAEERQNRNLRQQSSIDMESHARRLESTQMSPLGPGGPPDAWEQLQPSAAALRIKDLDFSDLLDEEDIDVLDMDTFDSTSAPSCYSGLPPPAPPPPGMAGVPPPPPPPPPPPGPAGPPPPPPAPPLPGGLVPPPPPPPPPGAPPPPSSPSSAASTQKKKKTVKLFWKELKQADGPQKCRFGRGTVWASLDKVAVDTSKLEHLFESKAKELPVAKKGPETKKSEILVLDPKRSNAINIGMTVLPAIHVIKTAILNFDEFAISKEGIEKILTMTPTDEEKQKIQEAQLANPDVPLGTAEQFLFSLASISALTPRLQLWAFKLNYEALEKEIAEPLFDLKLGMEQLASNQTFKRILATLLAIGNFLNSSNAKGFELGYLEKVVEVKDTVHRQTLLHHTCCQVVDNYPESSDIYSEIPAITRSAKVDFELLSENLVQLERRCKASWDNLKVVAKHETKALLKNKLTEFLKDCTQRIIILKVVHRRVINRFHSFLLFLGQPSSSVRDIKVTSFCRIISEFSLEYRTTRERVLTMKRKRAAHRERTKTRGKMITETEKFSGAVPQEDSPSPVSMAAEAEPGQEEEHENMKNLLISSSLSADQRGLRRSRAVRSLGRVSPSQMSVAKEDGTSSQDDATDEIMDRLVKSVTQNPSDRPSSPKTRKRSRVNRKSLRRTLKSGLSLDVVQALGLNNKTADKV; encoded by the exons ATGCAGATGGCCCAGTGTAGGG AGAAGCTGTATAACTCTCAGGGTCCAGAGCTCCGAcgctctctcttctctcttaaACAGCTCTTCCAG GATGATAAAGACCTGGTTCCAGAGTTTGTGGCGTCTGAAGGTTTGACGTGTTTTATCAAAGTTGGAGCAGAGGCCGACACTAACTACCAGAACTACATCCTGAGAG ctcTCAGTCAGATCATGCTGTTTGTGGACGGTATGCATGGAGTGATAAACCACAATGAGACAGTGCAGTGGCTGTACACACTGTCGGGGAGTCTG TCTCGTCTGGTGGTGAAGACAACTCTGAAGCTGCTCATCGTCTTTGTGGAATATTCAGAGTCCAACAGTCCTCTGCTCATTAACGCTGTCAACACAGTGGACGAAAAGAGAG gTGTGAAGCCATGGAGTTACCTGATGGAAGTCTTAGAGGAGAGAAATGGCTCAGACACAGAGCTGCTCATGTTTGCAATGACGCTCATCAACAAG ACTTTAGCCGTGCTCCCGGACCAGGACTCGTTCTACGATGTGACAGACAGTCTGGAGCAGCTGGGGATGGAGACGATCATCTTCAAACACATGAACAACAGAGGAACAGAGCCCGACCTGAGGGCTCAGTTCACCATCTATGAG ACAGCTCTGAGGTACGAGGACGGTGACATGGACGACTCCTCTCCTCACCTCCGTAAAGAGAGAAGGAAGATGGGCACTGGCGAGCAGGAGGGGCGAAAGAATCGCCGCTCCTCCAGCCAAAACATGCCTGACCTCCTCCCCTCTCCATCAGTTTCCTCCCCTGTCCCAACAGCAATCCTCCCTCCCACCACAGAGAATACCTTCCTCTCCCCCTCTGTTTCCCCTGCCATTTCCCCTGCCATTTCCCCTGCCATCTCTCCTGCCGTCTCTCCTGTCATATCTCCTGCCATATCTCCTGCCATCTCTCCAGCTATCTCTCCCGCTGTTTCTCCTGCCATCTCTTCCCCCAGTCCCACGGCAGGGTCGGACAGTAGGGCCTCATCCCCACTGATATCCGAACCCGGCAGCCCTGCTTCCAGCCCGTCCGGATCACAGAGAGGTTCTCCTCTGCCTCCCCACTCAGCCTCCAATGGTACCATAGCAACAGAGCAAGATGTAAAGTCACCGACGAGCCC GGGTCGCTCTTTCCTCAGTCACCACATGTCCGCTCTGGGTCTCGGCAGGAAGTCCAGACTCTTCTCCAAAGCCAGCTCCATCTCTGAAGAGCAGTCAGCCACCGGCAG CTCGTCGCCCTCAGACCTCTCCCACCAAGAGAGGACATCTCAGTCGAACCAGGAGCAGCCGGTGAAGACGGAGACGACTAAAACCAGTTTAAA CTCTGGGGAGGATGACCTGTTCAGCTG ctctgatgaCCGTAATGTTAACCCAAACAAGCCTGTTCTGAGGAAGTTTGA AGACACCTTCCTGCACCGCCTAGCAGCTGCACAGTgggagaagaagagaagaagtaAACACCTGAGCCAGTCCAGACTGTCCTCATCTGATGATGTCATAACCCCGAGCCTGAAGCCTACAGAGGGGCTTGGTGGTGAGGAGTCGTCCCGGCAGG TGTCGACCTCCAGCAGTTTGGATTCAAACGGACACTCAGACTCCCAGAATGACCCAG CCTCCTCAGTGCAGCGGCCGAGCAGTACTTTGTCCAGTGACAAGAAGTTTCTGCTGGACATGCTGTACTCCAGAAACTCTGCCTCAGCTCCCCTGAGccagactgctgctgctgctcctgacACCACCGAGGAAGAAAGCAGCTTCCAGCCTG GTGGAGATGTAGGTAGTCGGGGTCGTCTGTTGGTCGTGCGTCTGTCCAGCTTTAATGCTCAACCAGTGGAGCCCACAGGTCCCAGCGAGAGCAGCGCCTCCCGCAGGGCAGAGCTGGAGGGGCTGGAAGGTTCTGCACAAGCAGCTCTGGCCCGGCtggctgaagagagacag aacCGAAACCTCCGGCAGCAGAGCAGCATTGACATGGAGAGCCATGCTCGCCGTCTGGAGTCCACCCAGATGAGTCCTCTGGGCCCTGGAGGCCCTCCTGATGCCTGGGAGCAGCTGCAGCCAAGCGCCGCCGCCCTGCGCATCAAAGACCTGGACTTCTCGGACCTGCTGGATGAGGAGGACATTGACGTGTTGGACATGGACACCTTTGACTCCACCTCTGCCCCTTCCTGTTATTCTGGCctccctcctcctgctcctcctccaccaGGCATGGCCGGAgttccaccaccaccacctccccctccccctcctccaggCCCGGCCGgacctccccctcctcctcctgctcctccacTTCCAGGAGGTCTagttcctcctccacctcctccccctccacctggtgctccccctcctccttcctccccctcctcgGCAGCTTCCacccagaagaagaagaagacggtGAAGTTGTTCTGGAAGGAGCTGAAGCAGGCTGATGGGCCTCAGAAGTGTCGCTTTGGTCGGGGGACCGTGTGGGCGTCTCTTGACAAGGTGGCAGTGGACACCTCCAAACTCGAACACCTGTTTGAGTCTAAAGCCAAGGAGCTGCCTGTTGCCAAG AAAGGACCTGAGACAAAGAAGTCTGAGATTCTTGTTTTGGACCCAAAGAGGAGTAATGCTATCAACATCGGGATGACTGTCCTGCCTGCTATCCACGTCATCAAAACCGCCATCCTCAACTTTGACGAGTTCGCCATCAGTAAGGAGGGCATCGAG AAGATCCTGACCATGACCCCCACAGATGAGGAGAAGCAGAAGATCCAGGAGGCTCAGCTGGCCAATCCTGATGTTCCTCTTGGCACGGCAGAGCAGTTTCTGTTCAGCTTGGCCTCCATTAGCGCCTTGACTCCCCGCCTGCAGCTCTGGGCCTTTAAACTGAACTATGAGGCACTGGAGAAG GAGATCGCAGAGCCACTGTTTGACTTGAAGCTAGGCATGGAGCAGCTCGCCTCCAATCAGACCTTCAAGAGGATCCTTGCCACACTCCTGGCCATCGGGAACTTCCTCAACAGCTCCAAC GCTAAAGGCTTTGAGCTGGGTTACCTGGAGAAGGTGGTGGAGGTGAAGGACACCGTGCACCGTCAGACCCTGCTGCATCACACCTGCTGCCAGGTGGTGGACAATTACCCAGAATCCTCTGATATCTACTCAGAGATCCCTGCCATCACCCGCTCCGCCAAA GTGGACTTTGAGCTGCTGTCTGAGAACCTGGTCCAGCTGGAGAGACGCTGCAAAGCATCATGGGACAACCTGAAGGTGGTGGCCAAACATGAAACCAAAGCCTTGCTGAAGAACAAGTTGACAGAGTTCCTGAAGGACTGCACACAGAGGATCATCATCCTCAAGGTGGTCCACCGGAGGGTCATCAACAG GTTTCACTCCTTCTTGTTATTCCTGGGTCAGCCGTCCTCATCAGTCCGAGACATTAAAGTCACCAGTTTCTGTCGGATCATCAGCGAGTTCTCTCTGGAGTATCGAACCACCAGAGAACGCGTCCTCACCATGAAACGGAAACGAGCCGCTCACAGGGAGAGAACAAAGACCCGGGGAAAGATGATCACTGAG ACGGAGAAATTTTCGGGGGCGGTGCCTCAAGAAGATAGCCCCTCCCCTGTCTCCATGGCAGCAGAGGCAGAGCCAGGTCAGGAGGAGGAGCATGAGAACATGAAGAACCTTCTGATCAGCAGCAGCCTGAGTGCAGATCAGCGAGGACTCAGACGATCCAGAGCCGTCCGCA GTCTGGGTAGAGTGAGTCCATCCCAGATGTCTGTAGCCAAAGAGGATGGGACCAGCTCCCAGGATGATGCCACAGATGAGATCATGGACAGACTTGTTAAATCTGTTACCCAGAATCCCTCAGACAGACCGTCCAGTCCCAAAACTCGCAAACGGTCCCGAGTGAACAGGAAGTCAT TGAGGAGGACTCTGAAGAGCGGCCTCAGTCTGGATGTCGTTCAGGCTCTCGGACTCAACAACAAGACCGCAGACAAGGTCTGA